In Neorhizobium galegae, the following proteins share a genomic window:
- the fmt gene encoding methionyl-tRNA formyltransferase codes for MSLRIIFMGTPEFSVPTLQSLKHGGHEIVAVYTQPPRPGGRRGLDLVKSPVHQAAELLGIPVLTPVNFKDPEEREKFRELKADVAVVVAYGLLLPEAILTGTHLGCYNGHASLLPRWRGAAPIQRAIMAGDKKTGMMVMQMEKGLDTGPVALTREVEIGEDMTAGELHDKLMLVGARAMVEAMEKLEANDLPLTPQSPEGVLYAAKIDKGETRIDFSKPADDVHNHIRGLSPFPGAWFEAEINGRLERVKVLLSEIGEGQGEPGTVLDDALTIACGAGAVRLLKLQKAGAKPLAAAEFLRGTPLGPGMRLS; via the coding sequence ATGTCTCTTCGCATCATCTTCATGGGAACCCCGGAATTTTCCGTGCCGACGCTCCAGAGCCTTAAGCATGGGGGCCACGAGATCGTCGCGGTCTACACCCAGCCGCCGCGCCCGGGTGGCCGCCGCGGGCTCGATCTGGTGAAGTCGCCGGTGCATCAGGCCGCCGAACTGCTGGGCATTCCCGTTTTGACGCCGGTGAATTTCAAGGATCCCGAGGAGCGCGAAAAATTCCGCGAGCTCAAGGCGGATGTTGCCGTCGTCGTCGCCTACGGCCTGCTGCTGCCGGAAGCGATCCTGACCGGAACGCATCTCGGCTGCTACAACGGCCACGCCTCGCTCCTCCCGCGCTGGCGCGGTGCCGCGCCTATCCAGCGAGCGATCATGGCAGGGGACAAGAAGACCGGCATGATGGTCATGCAGATGGAAAAGGGCCTCGATACCGGCCCCGTTGCGCTGACGAGAGAAGTGGAAATCGGCGAGGACATGACGGCGGGCGAACTGCACGACAAGCTGATGCTGGTCGGTGCCCGTGCCATGGTCGAGGCGATGGAAAAACTCGAAGCCAATGACCTGCCGCTGACGCCGCAATCGCCGGAAGGCGTGCTTTATGCCGCCAAGATCGACAAGGGCGAGACGCGCATCGATTTTTCAAAACCCGCAGATGATGTGCATAACCACATCCGCGGTCTGTCGCCTTTCCCGGGCGCATGGTTCGAGGCGGAAATCAACGGCAGGCTGGAGCGTGTGAAGGTTCTTCTGTCGGAAATCGGCGAAGGGCAGGGCGAACCCGGAACGGTTCTGGACGACGCACTGACCATTGCCTGCGGCGCGGGTGCGGTGCGGCTCCTCAAACTGCAGAAGGCCGGGGCGAAGCCTCTGGCGGCGGCAGAGTTCCTGCGCGGCACGCCGCTTGGGCCTGGCATGAGGCTCTCCTGA
- the truA gene encoding tRNA pseudouridine(38-40) synthase TruA, producing MPRFRMAVEYDGTPYVGWQKQKNGHSVQSALENAILSLTKESVVVKGAGRTDSGVHARGQVVHVDLTRSWQPHRLRDALNAYLGMAREKVAIVSVQLVDDTFDARFSAVRRYYLYRIISRAGPLALDAKRAWWVTKDLDHEVMHAAAQTLVGKHDFTTFRSVHCQAKSPVRTLDMLDVTRSGDLIEIRATAQSFLHNQIRSLAGTLKLAGEGRMTPADVRAALDARDRKACGPVAPPEGLYFMRVDYPGDPVEP from the coding sequence ATGCCGCGATTCCGCATGGCCGTCGAATATGACGGCACGCCCTATGTCGGCTGGCAGAAGCAGAAGAATGGCCACTCGGTACAGTCGGCGCTTGAAAATGCCATCCTGTCGTTGACCAAGGAGAGCGTCGTGGTCAAGGGCGCCGGCCGCACCGATTCCGGCGTTCATGCGCGCGGGCAGGTGGTGCATGTCGATCTCACGCGGTCGTGGCAGCCACACCGGCTGCGCGACGCGCTGAACGCCTATCTGGGCATGGCCAGGGAGAAAGTCGCCATCGTGAGCGTGCAGCTCGTCGATGATACGTTCGACGCCCGCTTTTCGGCTGTCCGGCGATATTATCTCTACCGTATCATTTCACGGGCCGGCCCGCTGGCGCTGGATGCGAAGCGCGCCTGGTGGGTCACCAAGGATCTGGATCATGAGGTCATGCATGCCGCCGCCCAGACGCTGGTCGGGAAGCACGATTTCACGACCTTTCGTTCGGTTCATTGCCAGGCGAAAAGCCCCGTCCGCACGCTGGACATGCTGGATGTCACGCGCAGCGGCGATCTGATCGAAATCCGCGCGACGGCACAGAGTTTCCTGCACAATCAGATACGTTCGCTCGCCGGCACGCTGAAACTCGCCGGCGAAGGCCGCATGACGCCGGCGGATGTCCGCGCAGCACTGGACGCCCGGGACCGCAAAGCCTGCGGGCCGGTGGCGCCGCCGGAGGGACTTTATTTCATGCGTGTCGATTATCCAGGCGACCCCGTAGAGCCCTGA
- the dapE gene encoding succinyl-diaminopimelate desuccinylase — MSSADPIANLQTLIRCPSVTPAEGGALAALEAMLLPLGFKVERMVATEPGMPDIENLYARLGTDAPHLMFAGHTDVVPPGDETSWSRPPFAGEIVGNELFGRGAVDMKGGIACFVAAVARHIEQHGAPKGSISFLITGDEEGPAVNGTEKLLKWAAERGEAWDACLVGEPTNPDVLGDMIKIGRRGSVSGKVTVFGVQGHAAYPHLADNPVRGLLPLASVLMNPSFDGGTAEFPASNLEVTSIDVGNPATNVIPAKATFAFNIRFNDTWTADTVKAEIVRRLDAAAIGSPLRPDREPARYEIIWAERPSHVFLTRNNALIASLSGAVESVTGKVPKLSTTGGTSDARFIKDYCPVVEFGLVGQTMHMIDERVALADLETLTQIYGTFISRWFDNALLS; from the coding sequence ATGTCCAGTGCCGATCCCATCGCCAATCTCCAGACGCTCATCCGCTGCCCTTCGGTGACACCCGCCGAGGGCGGCGCGCTGGCAGCGCTGGAGGCCATGCTGCTTCCGCTCGGTTTCAAGGTCGAGCGCATGGTGGCGACGGAGCCCGGCATGCCGGACATCGAGAACCTCTATGCCCGGCTTGGCACCGATGCGCCGCATCTGATGTTCGCCGGCCATACGGACGTGGTGCCGCCGGGAGATGAAACGTCATGGAGCCGGCCGCCGTTTGCCGGCGAGATTGTCGGCAATGAATTGTTCGGCCGCGGCGCGGTGGACATGAAGGGCGGTATCGCCTGTTTCGTCGCCGCCGTCGCCCGCCACATCGAGCAACACGGCGCGCCAAAAGGTTCTATTTCGTTCCTGATCACAGGCGACGAGGAAGGCCCTGCCGTCAACGGGACCGAGAAGCTGCTGAAATGGGCCGCTGAACGGGGCGAGGCCTGGGATGCCTGCCTGGTCGGCGAGCCGACCAATCCCGATGTGCTCGGCGACATGATTAAGATCGGCCGTCGCGGTTCGGTCTCCGGCAAGGTCACTGTCTTCGGCGTCCAGGGCCACGCGGCCTATCCGCATCTGGCCGACAATCCGGTGCGCGGCCTGCTGCCGCTCGCGTCAGTGCTGATGAACCCATCCTTCGACGGCGGCACGGCGGAATTCCCGGCCTCCAACCTGGAAGTGACGTCCATCGATGTCGGCAATCCGGCGACCAACGTCATTCCGGCAAAAGCTACCTTCGCTTTCAACATCCGTTTCAACGACACCTGGACGGCCGATACCGTCAAGGCTGAGATCGTCCGACGGCTGGATGCGGCGGCGATCGGCAGCCCGCTTCGCCCGGATCGGGAACCGGCGCGTTACGAGATCATCTGGGCGGAACGCCCAAGCCACGTGTTCCTGACACGCAACAACGCTCTGATCGCGTCGCTTTCCGGCGCAGTCGAGAGCGTGACCGGCAAGGTGCCGAAGCTTTCCACCACCGGCGGCACGTCGGATGCCCGATTCATCAAGGATTATTGCCCCGTCGTCGAATTCGGTCTGGTCGGCCAGACCATGCACATGATCGACGAGCGCGTGGCCCTTGCCGATCTGGAAACGCTTACCCAAATCTATGGGACCTTCATCTCCCGCTGGTTCGATAATGCCCTCCTATCATGA
- the dapD gene encoding 2,3,4,5-tetrahydropyridine-2,6-dicarboxylate N-succinyltransferase: MSSPDYSSLEKTIETAFDNRDTVTVSTKGEIRGAVEEALNLLDSGKARVASRGEDGTWTVHQWLKKAVLLSFRLNDMEVVKNGPGASTWWDKVPSKFENWGESEFRAAGFRAVPNAVARRSAYIAKNVVLMPSFVNLGAYVDEGTMVDTWATVGSCAQIGKHVHLSGGVGIGGVLEPMQAGPTIIEDNCFIGARSEVVEGCIVRQGSVLGMGVFIGKSTKIVDRATGEISYGEVPPYSVVVAGTLPGKPFPNGEPGPGLYCAVIVKRVDEKTRSKTGINELLRD, translated from the coding sequence ATGAGCAGCCCCGACTACTCTTCCCTCGAAAAGACCATCGAGACCGCCTTCGACAACCGCGACACCGTAACGGTTTCGACCAAGGGAGAGATTCGCGGCGCGGTCGAAGAGGCGCTCAACCTGCTGGACAGCGGTAAGGCGCGGGTTGCAAGCCGGGGCGAAGACGGAACCTGGACCGTGCACCAGTGGCTGAAGAAGGCCGTTCTGCTGTCCTTCCGCCTCAACGACATGGAAGTAGTCAAGAACGGTCCCGGCGCCTCCACCTGGTGGGACAAGGTGCCCTCCAAGTTCGAGAACTGGGGGGAGAGCGAGTTCCGTGCTGCCGGATTCCGTGCCGTGCCGAACGCGGTCGCGCGTCGCTCGGCCTATATCGCCAAAAACGTCGTCCTGATGCCCTCCTTCGTCAACCTCGGCGCCTATGTCGATGAAGGCACCATGGTCGACACCTGGGCGACTGTCGGTTCCTGCGCCCAGATCGGCAAGCACGTGCATCTTTCCGGCGGCGTCGGCATCGGCGGCGTGCTTGAGCCGATGCAGGCCGGCCCGACCATCATCGAAGACAATTGCTTCATCGGCGCCCGCTCGGAAGTGGTCGAAGGCTGCATCGTCCGCCAGGGTTCAGTGCTCGGCATGGGCGTGTTCATCGGCAAATCGACCAAGATCGTCGACCGCGCGACAGGTGAGATCAGCTATGGCGAAGTGCCGCCCTACTCGGTGGTCGTCGCCGGCACGCTGCCGGGCAAACCGTTCCCGAACGGCGAGCCGGGCCCCGGCCTCTATTGCGCCGTGATCGTCAAGCGCGTCGATGAAAAGACCCGTTCCAAGACCGGCATCAACGAACTGCTGCGCGACTGA
- a CDS encoding LOG family protein, with protein MAKAKKDGPRGKDGAWDPLKDNKADKNDAAVQPRTPQTESHSYRLAYADDEFLSREELRPVRLQLELMKTEMALAERGIRSTVVLFGGARIPAPGQSAWAARNDTQRQNLEAASVYYEEARRFAALCGRHSASYNHQEYVVVTGGGPGVMEAGNRGAADAGAPSIGLNIMLPHEQAPNRYVTPELSFNFHYFAIRKMHFMMRAKAVVVFPGGFGTLDEMFEALTLIQTKRMERMPLILFSEAFWRGIINFGALAEFGTIAPDDLNLINFVETAEEAWKIISDFYDIEK; from the coding sequence ATGGCAAAGGCGAAGAAGGATGGCCCGCGAGGCAAGGACGGGGCCTGGGATCCGCTCAAGGACAACAAGGCGGACAAAAACGACGCCGCAGTCCAGCCGAGGACGCCGCAGACGGAATCGCACTCCTATCGCCTCGCCTATGCGGATGACGAGTTTCTCAGCCGCGAAGAGCTCCGCCCTGTCCGTCTCCAACTCGAGCTGATGAAGACGGAAATGGCGCTCGCCGAGCGCGGCATCAGATCGACCGTGGTCCTGTTCGGCGGCGCGCGCATCCCGGCGCCCGGCCAGAGCGCCTGGGCCGCCCGCAACGATACGCAGCGCCAGAACCTCGAAGCGGCTTCCGTCTATTACGAGGAAGCGCGCAGGTTCGCCGCCCTCTGCGGAAGACATTCCGCAAGCTACAATCATCAGGAATATGTTGTCGTGACCGGCGGCGGGCCGGGCGTCATGGAGGCCGGCAACCGTGGTGCGGCTGACGCCGGCGCGCCGAGCATCGGCCTCAACATCATGCTGCCCCACGAGCAGGCCCCGAACCGCTACGTAACGCCGGAACTCAGCTTCAACTTCCATTATTTCGCCATCCGCAAGATGCATTTCATGATGCGGGCCAAGGCGGTCGTCGTTTTCCCCGGCGGGTTCGGCACGCTGGACGAAATGTTCGAGGCGCTGACCCTCATTCAGACCAAGCGCATGGAGCGCATGCCGCTGATCCTGTTCAGCGAGGCCTTCTGGCGCGGCATCATCAATTTTGGCGCGCTCGCGGAATTCGGGACGATCGCTCCGGACGACCTCAATCTCATCAATTTCGTGGAGACCGCGGAAGAGGCGTGGAAGATCATCTCG